A genomic window from Periweissella cryptocerci includes:
- a CDS encoding ABC transporter ATP-binding protein: MSALIEIKNLKVHYPIRSGFWNRVSDYVYAADGVTFEIEAGKTYGLVGESGSGKSTIGKAIVGLEKVTSGQIIYQGQDVTKPAVRRRMKYNKDVQMIFQDSLSSLNPKKRIYDIIAEPIRNFESLDKAAEKKRVAELLDIVGLSTGAMYQYPHQFSGGQRQRIGIARAIATNPKLIVADEPVSALDLSIQAQVLNFMKRIQKELGISFLFISHDLGVVRHMTENIAIMHLGRFVELGTRDDIYKNPQHIYTKRLLSAIPQIDIANREENKAERAQIEKQYQEDRSQFYDKDGLAYPMHQISPTHWVSSPEATTEGDAK; this comes from the coding sequence ATGAGTGCATTAATTGAAATTAAAAATTTAAAAGTCCACTACCCAATTCGTTCTGGTTTTTGGAACCGGGTATCGGACTACGTTTACGCCGCTGATGGTGTAACTTTTGAAATCGAAGCGGGTAAAACATACGGTTTGGTTGGTGAATCAGGTTCTGGTAAGTCAACAATTGGTAAAGCAATTGTTGGGTTGGAAAAGGTCACTAGTGGCCAAATCATTTACCAAGGGCAAGATGTTACTAAGCCAGCAGTACGTCGTCGGATGAAGTACAACAAGGACGTCCAAATGATTTTCCAAGATTCATTGTCATCATTGAATCCTAAGAAGCGTATCTACGATATTATCGCAGAACCAATTCGCAACTTTGAAAGTCTTGATAAAGCTGCTGAAAAGAAGCGCGTGGCAGAATTGTTGGACATTGTTGGTTTATCCACTGGCGCAATGTACCAATATCCCCACCAATTCTCTGGTGGACAACGACAACGGATTGGTATCGCCCGTGCGATTGCCACTAATCCTAAATTGATTGTTGCTGATGAACCAGTTTCAGCCTTGGATTTATCAATCCAAGCGCAAGTATTGAACTTCATGAAGCGGATTCAAAAAGAATTAGGTATTTCATTCTTGTTCATTTCACATGACTTGGGTGTTGTTCGTCACATGACTGAAAATATTGCCATCATGCACCTCGGCCGGTTCGTTGAACTCGGAACTCGAGATGATATTTATAAGAACCCCCAACACATTTATACAAAACGTTTGCTTTCAGCGATTCCGCAAATTGATATCGCTAACCGTGAAGAAAATAAAGCTGAACGGGCACAAATTGAAAAGCAATATCAGGAAGATCGTAGTCAATTCTACGACAAAGATGGTTTAGCTTACCCAATGCACCAAATTTCACCAACGCACTGGGTATCTTCACCTGAAGCAACTACGGAAGGAGACGCTAAGTAA